A genomic window from Candidatus Bathyarchaeota archaeon includes:
- a CDS encoding DUF167 domain-containing protein: MKLQEVPEGVVLDVFVKPNAERFQLKIEEDELVALSSEAPVKGKVNKELLKQLTKIFGHKVELVSGFTSRQKRFLVTGIDAKEVEQILESV, translated from the coding sequence ATGAAGCTACAAGAAGTTCCTGAAGGAGTTGTATTAGATGTGTTTGTTAAACCAAACGCTGAAAGGTTTCAACTAAAAATTGAAGAGGACGAACTTGTAGCTTTGTCCAGTGAGGCTCCAGTGAAAGGTAAAGTTAACAAGGAATTGCTTAAGCAGTTGACAAAGATTTTTGGTCATAAAGTTGAGTTGGTTTCAGGGTTTACTTCACGTCAGAAACGGTTTCTTGTTACGGGAATAGACGCAAAAGAAGTTGAACAAATCTTAGAGTCTGTTTGA
- a CDS encoding RsmB/NOP family class I SAM-dependent RNA methyltransferase, translated as MLRDAWALAIETLSCIELKRLGERLALTNATKKLKIKDPRAIGLAHRLITETLRKKNYIDHILDIVLVPRSIDEIKLNIRAFLELYVHETKFVDSNLDNASKIAQMGRRILGWSRLNDVEEVLGKILSLNPKKVLNCLEETEKIGLQIYHPTWFVDYCYKLLGRYEALQFLGKSTQIPPVYVRINTLKAPEQKILKTLNEESIILEKVPHLRHAYKLIETKKPLTKTQSFHDGFYYVQDKASCLASEIADPKPGNTILDLCAAPGSKTTYLAQLMENNGTILSVDYSKRRIGVWKRQTKRVGTSIVLPIVADVRNSLPLKFSADVVILDPPCTSTGTFGKTPAAKWRLSKRSILGMSKMQSEMIEEGAQYVKEGGFLTYSTCSITVEENECVIERFLKTNPEFKLVNPKPQIGLPGLRGLTKCQRLYPHIHKCNGFFVAKLQKEIK; from the coding sequence ATGCTAAGGGATGCTTGGGCTCTCGCCATTGAAACTTTAAGCTGTATAGAATTAAAACGACTCGGTGAGCGTTTAGCCTTAACAAACGCAACAAAAAAACTGAAAATAAAAGACCCCCGCGCAATTGGCTTAGCCCATCGGCTTATTACTGAAACCCTCCGAAAAAAAAATTACATAGACCATATACTTGACATTGTCCTAGTCCCTCGTTCAATTGATGAAATAAAACTGAATATCCGCGCTTTTCTTGAACTATATGTTCATGAAACAAAATTTGTTGATTCAAACCTTGATAATGCTTCAAAAATCGCCCAAATGGGTCGCAGAATTCTGGGCTGGTCACGACTTAATGACGTAGAAGAAGTTCTTGGTAAAATATTAAGCCTCAACCCAAAAAAAGTCCTAAACTGTCTTGAAGAAACAGAAAAAATTGGATTACAAATATATCATCCAACATGGTTTGTTGACTACTGTTACAAACTTTTGGGACGATACGAAGCCCTCCAATTTTTAGGAAAATCCACACAAATTCCACCCGTTTACGTTCGAATTAACACCCTGAAGGCACCTGAGCAAAAAATATTAAAAACCTTGAATGAGGAATCTATAATTCTGGAAAAGGTTCCACATCTTAGGCACGCCTACAAACTTATTGAAACAAAAAAACCTCTTACAAAGACACAAAGCTTCCATGATGGGTTCTATTATGTCCAAGACAAAGCCAGTTGCTTAGCTTCAGAAATCGCAGATCCCAAACCAGGAAACACAATTCTTGATTTGTGTGCCGCTCCCGGATCTAAAACAACATATTTGGCACAACTAATGGAAAATAATGGGACAATTCTTTCTGTTGATTACTCAAAACGGCGAATAGGTGTCTGGAAACGACAAACCAAGCGTGTCGGCACAAGCATCGTCCTGCCCATAGTGGCTGATGTACGAAACAGTTTACCTTTGAAATTTTCTGCTGATGTGGTAATTTTAGATCCCCCATGTACAAGCACAGGAACTTTTGGGAAAACACCTGCTGCAAAATGGCGTCTCAGTAAGCGGTCCATATTGGGAATGTCAAAAATGCAATCAGAAATGATAGAAGAAGGTGCACAATACGTGAAGGAGGGTGGGTTTTTAACATATTCTACATGTAGCATAACAGTTGAAGAAAACGAGTGTGTAATCGAAAGATTCCTGAAAACAAACCCTGAATTCAAGTTAGTAAACCCAAAACCCCAAATTGGTTTGCCTGGACTTCGAGGATTAACTAAATGCCAACGTTTGTATCCACATATTCACAAATGTAACGGCTTTTTTGTAGCAAAACTACAAAAAGAAATCAAATAA
- the speB gene encoding agmatinase — protein MSYRDLFVSPSPVFTGSQEIYEAAKYAILGVPFDVTSTYRSGAKFAPLAIRDISQNIECYSFRSGIDIEDLQTHDLGDLHVAADVELTLGRLALVAQDLFDEEKIPVFIGGEHTITLGVARCFDENVTVVSFDAHLDLRDNYLGLNVSHTTFMRRINESVKPAKILEIGTRAVCKEELDYAREANIDYMTALQIRKDGVKKAVEEIKKALKGSKKVYITVDMDVLDPAFVPAVPNPEPEGLDTSTLLDLLETVCEYNVIGFDVVEVAPQYDQGVTATQAAKVIFEMLGFLECKQKRS, from the coding sequence ATGAGTTATCGTGACCTCTTTGTATCTCCATCGCCAGTTTTTACTGGAAGTCAAGAAATCTATGAAGCAGCAAAATATGCAATTTTGGGAGTGCCTTTTGACGTAACAAGCACTTATCGTTCTGGCGCTAAATTTGCGCCTTTGGCCATCAGGGATATTTCCCAAAACATCGAGTGTTACAGTTTTCGGTCAGGCATAGACATAGAAGACCTGCAAACCCATGATTTAGGAGACCTTCACGTTGCAGCAGATGTAGAGTTAACTCTTGGTCGCCTAGCCTTAGTAGCCCAAGACCTTTTTGACGAGGAAAAAATTCCCGTGTTTATCGGTGGAGAACACACCATAACTTTGGGGGTCGCGCGCTGTTTTGATGAAAACGTTACTGTGGTAAGCTTTGACGCTCACTTGGATTTACGGGATAATTATCTTGGTCTTAATGTTTCTCATACAACGTTTATGCGAAGAATCAATGAGTCTGTTAAACCCGCAAAGATTTTAGAAATTGGAACTCGCGCAGTATGCAAAGAAGAGCTTGATTACGCAAGGGAGGCAAACATTGACTATATGACAGCTCTTCAGATAAGAAAGGATGGGGTTAAAAAAGCAGTTGAAGAGATAAAGAAGGCTCTAAAGGGCAGTAAAAAAGTATACATTACTGTTGACATGGATGTTTTAGACCCAGCCTTTGTGCCTGCAGTGCCAAACCCTGAACCTGAGGGGCTTGACACGTCAACACTTTTGGACTTGCTTGAAACAGTATGCGAATATAACGTAATTGGATTTGACGTGGTTGAAGTAGCACCACAATATGATCAGGGCGTAACAGCCACTCAAGCAGCAAAAGTAATCTTTGAAATGTTAGGATTTCTGGAATGCAAACAAAAACGAAGCTAA
- a CDS encoding 30S ribosomal protein S13 — protein MSREFQHIIRFAGADIQGSQPVTYALTNVKGIGIKLATVIVEKSGIDPEQRMGFLSSADVAKIEDVITNPNKYGIPAWLLNRRKDMDTGKNLHLLGTDLIVQTKNDIDGMKAIRSWKGFRHSYGLKVRGQRTKSTGREGKAMGVKRKQVQRGGK, from the coding sequence ATGTCTAGAGAATTTCAGCACATCATAAGGTTTGCCGGAGCAGATATTCAAGGCAGTCAGCCGGTAACTTACGCCCTAACTAATGTAAAGGGTATAGGAATCAAATTAGCAACTGTAATTGTAGAAAAATCTGGAATCGATCCCGAACAAAGAATGGGTTTTCTTTCCAGTGCTGATGTAGCAAAAATCGAAGACGTCATCACAAATCCAAATAAATATGGTATTCCCGCTTGGCTTCTAAACAGACGAAAAGATATGGACACGGGAAAAAACCTTCATCTCTTAGGAACAGACCTAATCGTTCAAACAAAGAACGACATCGACGGAATGAAAGCAATAAGGTCATGGAAGGGATTCCGTCACAGCTATGGTTTGAAGGTTAGAGGTCAACGAACCAAATCAACAGGTCGGGAAGGAAAGGCCATGGGTGTAAAACGAAAACAAGTACAACGAGGAGGAAAATAG
- a CDS encoding 30S ribosomal protein S4 translates to MGDPKRQRKKFDTPRFPWQIDALEAELKLLGEYGLRNKREIWRHKTLLSKYRGIGRSLLGKSADERSIQEKQLLHRLNRLGILHEESELDDVLDLTLENILDRRLQTLVFRRGLAQTMQQSRQLIAHGHVSINGQKVSAPSYLVLREEEDKIEYSPKSPLTSPDHPITRAASIPGEPMMGEEEETKNE, encoded by the coding sequence ATGGGTGATCCGAAAAGACAACGCAAAAAATTTGACACTCCAAGATTTCCTTGGCAAATAGACGCTTTAGAAGCAGAACTCAAACTTCTCGGTGAATATGGTTTACGTAACAAACGAGAAATTTGGCGCCACAAAACTCTGCTTTCAAAATACAGGGGTATTGGGCGTTCACTTCTAGGCAAGTCTGCTGATGAGAGAAGTATTCAAGAAAAACAACTTCTGCACAGACTCAACAGGTTAGGAATCCTTCACGAAGAATCTGAACTAGACGACGTTTTGGACCTTACCTTAGAAAACATACTTGACAGAAGACTGCAAACTCTTGTTTTCCGAAGAGGATTAGCCCAAACAATGCAACAATCCCGTCAACTGATTGCTCATGGACATGTTTCCATTAATGGGCAAAAAGTTTCTGCACCAAGTTATTTGGTACTCCGAGAAGAAGAAGACAAAATCGAATATTCTCCAAAGAGTCCTTTAACAAGTCCTGATCACCCCATAACACGGGCAGCAAGTATACCTGGTGAACCTATGATGGGAGAAGAGGAGGAAACCAAGAATGAGTAA